The Miscanthus floridulus cultivar M001 chromosome 7, ASM1932011v1, whole genome shotgun sequence genome includes a region encoding these proteins:
- the LOC136462794 gene encoding pumilio homolog 1-like — translation MDHVLPKGIQACSSQAVDPNGGPFVQPTIKVATTEEAVIDYEEIMPCDCPLAVDSFGNHAVQKIICHGPWSYKRKLISNLMGHVLGLRFYADQLIQKEHPQSKISRKISKSSDQAVQNRREEFLKECAGEFSFSEKDAQQHKYFLENFLT, via the exons ATGGACCATGTGCTTCCTAAAGGCATCCAAGCCTGTTCATCACAGGCAGTGGATCCCAATGGAGGTCCCTTTGTACAGCCAACTATTAAGGTGGCAACAACAGAAGAGGCTGTTATTGACTATGAGGAAATCATGCCTTGTGATTGTCCGCTAGCTGTTGATTCCTTTGGAAATCATGCAGTCCAGAAG ATTATTTGCCATGGCCCATGGTCCTACAAAAGGAAACTCATTAGCAATCTAATGGGTCATGTGCTAGGCCTTCGTTTTTATGCTGACCAGTTGATCCAGAAG GAGCATCCACAGTCCAAAATCTCCAGAAAAATCAGCAAATCCTCGGATCAAGCAGTACAGAACCGGAGA GAGGAGTTTCTCAAAGAATGTGCAGGGGAATTTAGTTTCTCTGAGAAAGATGCACAACAGCACAAGTATTTTCTCGAAAATTTCTTAACATAG